CCCAGATGCCGGGATCGTCGGCTAGGGAATTGTCTCCGGCCATGAAAATATCAAGCCGCCGCTGCATTGAGGACAGGGCGGATTTCAACGGCAACCAGAATTCTTGCGACACCGTCCCGGCACCGTTCAACTCATTGAAGGGATGAAACCCCCGCCAGCGGTAGCCGTCACTGACATAATCCTCAAGGCAGGTCGTGACGGCCTCGCCCTGAGCGGCGTCAAGAGCGGCATAATATCCGCGGATAAGATCTTTTTCTTGTTGGAAATCGGCCACGGAGTCCTGCCGTATCACTGTCAAAAACGAAACTTGATTAATAACTTGATTAATAACTTGCCAAGTCAAGACGGCCTTGTCTAGACTATTTGCAAGCGTATGCAAACAAATTAGCATCGCAATATAAGATAACGGGAGCCTCATTCATGGCAGAAATCGAGTTGCGCGACCTGTCGAAACGCTGGGGCAGGGTGGTCGCCGTCGACAAGTTCAATTTGACGATTGCCGATCAGGAATTCCTTGTCCTTCTCGGCCCTTCGGGGTGCGGTAAAACCACAACCATGCGGATGATCGCCGGTCTTGAAGAGGTCACGGAAGGGGATGTTCTGGTTGACGGCAAGCGCATCAATGATCTTGAACCCAAAGACCGTGATGTCGCCATGGTGTTTCAGAGCTACGCGCTTTACCCCAATATGAATGTCTATGAAAATATCCGCTTCCCGCTGAAAGTCCGCGGTGAAGACCCGGCCACCCATGATGTGAAAGTCCGCCGGGCTTCGGCAATGGTCGAGTTGGATGACTTTCTTGACCGCAAGCCTGCCGAGTTATCCGGCGGCCAGCGCCAGCGCGTGGCCCTCGCCCGGGCGATTGTCCGCGAGCCGAACGTCTTTCTCATGGATGAGCCGCTGTCTAACCTTGATGCCAAACTGCGCGTGTCCACCCGCGCCCAGATCAAAAACCTGTCCCACGAACTCGCCGTTACGACGATTTACGTCACCCATGATCAGATTGAAGCCATGACCCTTGCCGACCGTGTTGTGGTGATGGAAAACGGGGTCATTCAGCAGGTCGGCAGCCCCACCGAAATCTACAACAAACCCGCCAATGCCTTTGTCGCCGGATTTATCGGCAACCCGGCCATGAACCTGATCAAAGGCAAAGTTAAGGGCGGGACGTTTAAAGCCGAACATACCCAAATCAAAAACCTGAAAGGTACCGACGGCGGCGCCACGCTGGGATTCCGTGCTGAGGATGCCCGTGTGGTCAAA
Above is a genomic segment from Parvularculales bacterium containing:
- a CDS encoding ABC transporter ATP-binding protein codes for the protein MAEIELRDLSKRWGRVVAVDKFNLTIADQEFLVLLGPSGCGKTTTMRMIAGLEEVTEGDVLVDGKRINDLEPKDRDVAMVFQSYALYPNMNVYENIRFPLKVRGEDPATHDVKVRRASAMVELDDFLDRKPAELSGGQRQRVALARAIVREPNVFLMDEPLSNLDAKLRVSTRAQIKNLSHELAVTTIYVTHDQIEAMTLADRVVVMENGVIQQVGSPTEIYNKPANAFVAGFIGNPAMNLIKGKVKGGTFKAEHTQIKNLKGTDGGATLGFRAEDARVVKSKGDINAPIYSLELLGDAAMVTVRIDGQLVSVRTDKEYRAKIGDNVSIAVPNKICHLFDSKTGARIGARVGGD